In a single window of the Anaerocolumna cellulosilytica genome:
- the metK gene encoding methionine adenosyltransferase — protein sequence MKNNYLFTSESVTSGHPDKMCDMISDAVLDAYIEQDPYSRVACEVSATTGIVLVMGEITSTATVNISKVVRETIKDIGYIGEKFGFNAETCAIISAIDKQSEDISLGVNNSFEHRQKETKCSLCDNCLESDEYDIIGAGDQGIMFGYACNETETLMPAPIYYAHKISERLNIVRSMGILDYLGPDGKSMVTFEYDGNKPVRIDTIVVSVQHLSEILQEKIHADINNFVIGEVIPKNLIDENTKIYINPTGRFVKGGPCADTGLTGRKIIVDTYGGVGRHGGGAFSGKDPTKVDRTGAYAARYVAKNIVAANIAEKFEVQIAYAIGHAYPVSIHVNTFGTSSIADDKIVKMIYDLFDLRPASLINQFNMRKPIYKKLAAYGHLGRNDIETGWEQMNRVNDIKEYFHIS from the coding sequence ATGAAAAACAATTATTTATTTACATCAGAATCAGTAACGTCAGGTCACCCTGACAAAATGTGTGATATGATATCAGATGCTGTATTAGATGCGTATATTGAGCAAGATCCATACTCTAGAGTAGCTTGTGAAGTATCAGCAACAACAGGCATAGTATTAGTTATGGGAGAGATAACATCAACTGCCACAGTGAATATTTCAAAAGTAGTACGTGAAACAATTAAAGATATCGGATATATAGGTGAAAAGTTTGGGTTTAACGCAGAAACATGTGCCATTATATCAGCTATAGACAAGCAGTCAGAAGATATAAGCTTAGGAGTAAATAATTCTTTTGAGCATAGGCAGAAGGAAACAAAATGTAGTTTGTGTGACAATTGCTTAGAATCGGATGAATATGATATAATAGGTGCAGGAGATCAAGGAATTATGTTTGGATATGCCTGTAATGAGACGGAAACCCTAATGCCGGCACCTATTTATTATGCGCACAAAATTAGTGAAAGACTTAATATTGTTCGAAGTATGGGAATATTGGATTATTTAGGTCCGGATGGCAAGTCAATGGTAACATTCGAATACGATGGTAATAAGCCAGTTAGAATAGATACAATCGTGGTATCTGTTCAACACCTATCAGAGATTTTGCAAGAAAAAATACATGCAGATATAAACAATTTTGTCATAGGGGAAGTAATACCAAAGAACTTGATTGATGAAAATACGAAAATATATATAAATCCTACTGGAAGATTTGTAAAAGGAGGACCTTGTGCGGATACAGGGCTAACAGGTCGTAAGATTATTGTTGATACATATGGAGGTGTTGGCAGACATGGAGGTGGAGCATTCTCAGGAAAAGATCCTACAAAGGTAGATAGGACTGGTGCATATGCTGCGCGTTATGTTGCAAAAAATATTGTCGCCGCCAATATTGCAGAAAAGTTCGAGGTGCAGATTGCGTATGCAATAGGTCATGCTTACCCTGTTTCAATACATGTAAATACTTTCGGAACATCCTCTATTGCTGATGATAAAATTGTGAAAATGATATATGACCTATTTGATTTAAGACCGGCGTCATTAATTAATCAATTTAATATGAGGAAGCCAATTTATAAAAAACTTGCTGCGTATGGTCACCTTGGAAGAAATGATATTGAGACAGGTTGGGAGCAGATGAATAGAGTTAATGACATAAAAGAATACTTTCATATTAGCTAA